One genomic window of Candidatus Didemnitutus sp. includes the following:
- a CDS encoding DNA translocase FtsK, translated as MAKAASTNPKDSNPSFEAPRHRPNWGGFVLCAILGILVLVAMAFYAPSQNYLDQSGSRSEVINGKLQQIALQPADKNPVGDVGVVISVFSFKFLGGAAWLIPVFLLWMAVTYVRSSRHLTGTRLIAMFFSFASGAPLLAMQGLAFMNRQVYPSGPGGWTGKALYDGFFESTFGGFGSFFLLTAVYLTSMVFIFTRDITAEFEKLLHNFQEWRQKRAALAAALAEERRKQKEELAKQKAAAAAAAAAAPAAPTRPGPTPQPLAPSKKAIVPKSDDPLADAPKPGSRAPAAGTEPESNKPLPLPAKPAAKPAPTATDTKQLAVAAAGKIELNIVKPEETKKAKIVLPQTDDKNYEFPPLKILKEQVKLDAANSEEEHRANAENLLRILSEFGVEVSLGEIHVGPVITRYEVVPAPGVRVEKISGLDKNIALGMRAQSVRILAPIPGKAAVGVEVPNQKPTPVGMREILESEDWAHAKAELPIALGKDVSGKPLVSDLTKMPHLLIAGATGSGKSVCINSIVASILYSKSPKDVRLIMVDPKVVELKVFNSLPHMLIPVVTEPKKVPAALKWLLGEMEQRYQIFAKVNVRNISGFNNRKKDKPVELPPEQQGELSGVAPDDIEIPDRLPYIVAIVDELADLMMIAPAEIETSIARLAQLARAAGIHLIIATQRPSVNVITGVIKANLPSRIAFQVASQIDSRTILDGKGAETLIGRGDMLFTPPGTSRIVRAQGAFVADEEVAEVVEFLKKNGPPQYAQSVQQQIDRAAREDDEDGEGGESDGDLGDDEDLFRQAFDVLKSTRRASTSMMQRRLRIGYNRAARIMDVMEDKGIVGPENGSSPREILVDLDTYEP; from the coding sequence ATGGCCAAAGCTGCGAGCACAAATCCCAAGGACTCCAACCCCTCGTTCGAGGCGCCGCGCCACCGGCCAAACTGGGGCGGTTTCGTGCTGTGCGCGATCCTCGGCATCCTCGTGCTCGTGGCGATGGCGTTCTACGCGCCGAGCCAGAACTATCTTGATCAGTCCGGCAGCCGCAGCGAGGTCATCAACGGCAAGCTCCAGCAAATCGCCCTGCAACCCGCCGACAAAAACCCGGTCGGCGACGTGGGCGTGGTGATTTCGGTTTTCAGCTTCAAATTCCTCGGCGGCGCGGCGTGGCTCATCCCGGTTTTCCTGCTCTGGATGGCAGTGACCTACGTGCGCAGCTCGCGCCACCTCACCGGCACGCGGCTCATCGCGATGTTCTTCTCCTTCGCCTCCGGCGCGCCGCTGCTCGCGATGCAGGGCTTGGCGTTCATGAACCGCCAAGTCTACCCGTCCGGCCCCGGCGGCTGGACCGGCAAGGCGCTCTACGACGGCTTCTTCGAGAGCACATTCGGCGGCTTCGGGTCGTTCTTCCTGCTCACGGCCGTCTACCTGACGAGCATGGTGTTCATCTTCACGCGGGACATCACGGCCGAGTTCGAGAAGTTGCTGCACAACTTCCAGGAATGGCGGCAAAAACGCGCCGCGCTCGCCGCCGCCCTCGCCGAGGAACGCCGCAAACAGAAAGAGGAACTCGCGAAGCAAAAAGCCGCTGCCGCTGCCGCAGCGGCCGCCGCGCCGGCCGCCCCCACCCGGCCCGGCCCGACGCCACAACCGCTCGCGCCGTCGAAAAAGGCCATTGTTCCGAAATCCGACGATCCGCTCGCTGACGCCCCGAAGCCCGGCTCGCGCGCTCCCGCCGCCGGGACCGAACCGGAATCAAACAAGCCGCTCCCGCTCCCCGCGAAACCCGCCGCCAAGCCCGCGCCGACCGCGACCGACACCAAGCAGCTCGCCGTCGCCGCCGCCGGCAAGATCGAGCTCAACATCGTCAAGCCCGAGGAAACCAAGAAGGCCAAGATCGTCCTCCCCCAGACCGACGACAAAAACTACGAATTCCCGCCGCTGAAAATCCTCAAGGAGCAGGTGAAGCTCGACGCCGCGAACTCCGAGGAGGAACACCGCGCCAACGCCGAGAATCTCCTCCGCATCCTCAGCGAGTTCGGCGTCGAAGTCTCGCTCGGCGAAATCCACGTCGGCCCCGTCATCACGCGCTACGAAGTCGTCCCCGCCCCCGGCGTGCGCGTCGAAAAAATCTCCGGCCTCGACAAGAACATCGCCCTCGGCATGCGCGCGCAGTCGGTGCGCATCCTCGCGCCGATTCCCGGCAAGGCCGCCGTCGGCGTCGAAGTGCCGAATCAGAAACCCACGCCTGTCGGCATGCGCGAGATTCTCGAGAGCGAGGACTGGGCGCACGCCAAGGCCGAACTCCCGATCGCGCTCGGCAAGGACGTCTCCGGCAAACCGCTCGTCTCCGATCTGACGAAGATGCCGCACTTGCTCATCGCGGGCGCGACGGGCTCGGGAAAATCCGTCTGCATCAACTCCATCGTCGCTTCGATTCTCTACTCGAAGAGCCCGAAGGACGTGCGCCTCATCATGGTCGACCCGAAGGTGGTCGAATTGAAGGTCTTCAATTCGCTGCCGCACATGCTCATCCCGGTCGTCACCGAGCCGAAGAAGGTGCCCGCCGCGCTGAAGTGGCTCCTCGGCGAGATGGAGCAGCGCTACCAGATTTTCGCGAAGGTCAACGTCCGCAACATCTCCGGCTTCAACAATCGCAAGAAGGACAAGCCCGTCGAACTCCCGCCCGAGCAACAAGGCGAGCTCAGCGGCGTCGCGCCCGACGACATCGAGATTCCCGACCGCCTGCCCTACATCGTCGCGATCGTCGATGAGCTCGCCGACCTCATGATGATCGCGCCGGCCGAGATCGAGACGAGCATCGCGCGCCTCGCGCAGCTCGCCCGCGCCGCCGGCATCCACCTCATCATCGCCACACAGCGCCCGTCGGTGAACGTCATCACCGGCGTCATCAAGGCCAACCTTCCCTCGCGCATCGCCTTCCAGGTCGCCTCGCAAATCGACTCGCGCACCATCCTCGACGGCAAAGGCGCCGAGACGCTCATCGGCCGCGGCGACATGCTCTTCACGCCTCCCGGCACCTCGCGCATCGTCCGCGCCCAGGGCGCCTTCGTCGCCGACGAAGAGGTCGCCGAGGTCGTCGAGTTCCTCAAGAAAAACGGCCCCCCGCAATACGCCCAATCCGTCCAGCAACAGATCGACCGCGCCGCGCGCGAAGACGACGAGGATGGCGAAGGCGGCGAATCCGACGGCGATCTCGGCGACGACGAGGACTTGTTCCGCCAGGCCTTCGATGTGCTCAAGTCCACGCGCCGCGCCTCCACCTCGATGATGCAACGCCGCCTCCGCATCGGCTACAACCGCGCCGCCCGCATCATGGACGTCATGGAGGACAAGGGCATCGTCGGCCCCGAGAACGGCTCGAGCCCGCGCGAAATCCTCGTCGACCTCGACACCTACGAGCCGTGA